A single region of the Psychrobacter alimentarius genome encodes:
- a CDS encoding DUF3124 domain-containing protein: protein MNKYNMSILLIATTALLSGCGQSAQDPNVVLSESHEDPIEALEMISDVDHSRLSYKQTFYVPIYSDIYTDRDNRKVLLSATLSVRNTTLDKSLYVNKIDYYDTGGTLIKSYLTKPIKLPAMATLNYIVEKEEDKGGSGANFIIEVEGVDETVKPVIEAVMIGNFSNKGFAFSTEGTPVVH, encoded by the coding sequence ATGAATAAGTACAATATGTCCATCTTATTGATCGCGACCACGGCACTATTATCAGGCTGTGGTCAGTCTGCGCAAGATCCCAATGTTGTCTTATCAGAGAGCCATGAAGATCCGATTGAAGCATTGGAGATGATATCGGATGTGGATCACAGTCGGCTTAGCTACAAGCAAACCTTTTATGTGCCGATTTATTCAGACATTTATACCGACAGAGACAATCGCAAAGTCCTATTGTCGGCGACGCTAAGCGTCCGTAATACCACTTTAGATAAGTCTCTCTACGTCAATAAGATTGATTATTATGATACGGGTGGTACTTTAATTAAATCTTATTTGACCAAGCCTATAAAGCTTCCTGCGATGGCAACGCTGAATTACATTGTTGAAAAAGAAGAAGACAAAGGCGGTTCAGGTGCCAATTTTATCATCGAAGTTGAAGGCGTTGATGAGACAGTCAAACCTGTTATTGAAGCGGTTATGATTGGTAATTTTAGCAATAAAGGCTTTGCGTTTAGTACAGAGGGTACACCCGTTGTACATTGA
- a CDS encoding PaaI family thioesterase: protein MSATKEEITAFMAVEFPQTKCVVESVDEMGATLSHDIGINELRPGGTVSGPVLMSIADVAIYVAILGKIGIVPLTVTTSLTINFLRKPSAEARIIAECTLMKVGRTLIVGEVSLYSEGTSDLVAHVVGTYSVPPKLA, encoded by the coding sequence ATGTCTGCAACTAAAGAAGAAATCACGGCCTTTATGGCAGTAGAGTTCCCACAAACCAAATGCGTCGTTGAATCAGTGGATGAGATGGGGGCAACCTTATCGCATGATATCGGCATCAACGAGCTGCGTCCTGGCGGTACGGTATCGGGACCTGTGCTCATGAGCATTGCCGATGTGGCTATCTATGTGGCGATACTTGGTAAGATTGGCATTGTACCATTGACAGTGACAACAAGCCTCACCATCAATTTTTTGCGTAAACCTTCAGCAGAGGCGCGTATCATTGCAGAGTGTACGTTAATGAAAGTCGGACGCACGCTCATAGTGGGGGAGGTGTCGCTTTATTCAGAAGGAACAAGCGACTTGGTGGCTCATGTTGTGGGTACGTATTCTGTACCGCCTAAGCTCGCTTAA
- a CDS encoding potassium channel family protein, with protein MKYIIVGLGNFGSSLGIALTRQGHEVIAIDSSMQKVEAYKEVISHTICMDATDEYTVKGLPISDTDIVIVAIGEDQGENVMVTALFKTLKAKRLISRSINPLHEKVLQAIGVDDLIHPEKEAAKRWAKRLSLRYFVDSFELSDHFSLVEISIPRTLIGQSVGKLEFEQKFNIRLLSTLRYEYYEDSFGRTQSKPSIRGLAMPEQILQDKDVLVIYGANDDINQFLRSVGVKIK; from the coding sequence ATGAAATATATCATCGTAGGATTAGGCAATTTTGGCTCATCGTTAGGAATAGCACTGACCCGTCAAGGTCATGAAGTGATCGCCATTGATAGTAGTATGCAAAAGGTTGAGGCCTATAAAGAAGTCATTTCTCATACCATTTGTATGGATGCAACAGATGAGTATACCGTGAAAGGTTTACCCATTAGCGATACCGATATTGTTATCGTGGCTATTGGCGAAGACCAAGGCGAGAATGTGATGGTGACGGCTTTATTTAAAACCTTAAAAGCCAAGCGTTTGATCAGTCGAAGTATCAATCCATTACACGAAAAAGTTCTGCAAGCCATCGGGGTGGATGATCTTATCCATCCCGAAAAAGAAGCGGCCAAGCGCTGGGCAAAAAGGCTGTCGCTGCGTTACTTTGTAGACTCGTTTGAGCTGAGTGATCACTTTAGCCTGGTAGAAATTAGCATTCCAAGAACGCTGATTGGTCAAAGTGTGGGTAAGCTAGAATTCGAGCAAAAGTTTAATATTCGATTGCTTAGTACCCTGCGCTATGAGTATTATGAAGACAGCTTTGGTCGTACGCAAAGCAAACCAAGCATTCGAGGATTGGCGATGCCTGAGCAAATATTGCAAGATAAGGACGTACTGGTCATCTACGGCGCAAACGATGACATCAACCAGTTTTTGCGTAGCGTTGGTGTCAAAATAAAATAG